A single genomic interval of Arthrobacter methylotrophus harbors:
- a CDS encoding VOC family protein — MATLRYLVLGCDDLERAVRFWSQLLDYRPRDHHRTDRWCTLDPCSGDGASLALQLSTTPVQAHPRVHLDVGVQDPDEQQSMIDRVCELGGSRVEWDQYPDDPDFVVVADTEGNRFCLIDLSHT, encoded by the coding sequence GTGGCTACACTCCGATACCTTGTCCTGGGATGCGATGACCTTGAGCGTGCTGTGCGCTTCTGGAGCCAACTGCTGGACTACCGGCCGCGGGATCACCACCGCACCGACCGCTGGTGCACCCTCGACCCCTGCTCTGGGGACGGAGCGTCGCTCGCTCTGCAGCTAAGCACCACACCTGTACAGGCCCATCCCCGGGTGCATCTCGATGTTGGTGTCCAGGACCCCGATGAGCAACAGTCCATGATCGACCGTGTCTGCGAACTCGGCGGCAGCCGGGTCGAATGGGACCAATACCCTGACGATCCGGATTTCGTGGTGGTCGCAGACACCGAAGGCAACAGGTTCTGCCTTATCGACCTGAGTCACACCTGA
- a CDS encoding signal peptidase I: protein MTTLAMPEIIEPSHPSAAPKSLRSLLADTFTYVALGSALALLVAGGVLPALTGGKALTVMTGSMAPSLPPGHILVYQPVPADSLKSGDVIAYQPDTNITGGIPITHRVIEVDSNDGHVSQIIVQGDANPAPDKPVKPGQIIGKMVYYIPFAGMLRVLAFHAGLDWLANVVCLAIVGYCLLMWARGTRRRRGSTGQSAQTDPTPPS, encoded by the coding sequence ATGACCACCCTCGCTATGCCTGAGATTATTGAGCCATCTCATCCCTCAGCCGCTCCAAAGAGCCTTCGGAGCCTCCTTGCCGACACTTTTACCTATGTGGCCCTCGGGTCCGCGCTGGCGCTGCTTGTCGCTGGCGGCGTCCTGCCTGCTCTGACGGGAGGAAAAGCCCTGACGGTCATGACCGGCTCGATGGCCCCCAGTCTGCCCCCTGGGCATATCCTGGTCTATCAGCCGGTCCCCGCCGATTCCCTCAAATCCGGGGATGTCATCGCCTACCAACCTGACACCAACATCACCGGCGGCATCCCGATCACACACCGGGTCATCGAAGTGGACTCAAACGACGGTCACGTGAGCCAGATCATCGTCCAGGGAGACGCGAACCCGGCCCCGGACAAGCCAGTGAAGCCCGGACAGATCATCGGCAAGATGGTCTACTACATCCCGTTCGCCGGAATGCTGCGCGTCCTCGCCTTCCACGCCGGTCTCGACTGGCTCGCCAACGTCGTTTGCCTCGCTATCGTCGGCTACTGCCTGCTGATGTGGGCTCGCGGCACCAGGCGGAGGCGTGGCTCTACCGGGCAGTCCGCGCAAACGGATCCGACGCCCCCAAGTTGA
- a CDS encoding GNAT family protein produces MALRLPNILPTLHTATGRFVLSPFTDAHIEPLAHILANDDIWAQGFGDGDHRPGTHEEIVAYIRRRYEGLRIFAIHYTGLPGGLLFVGTTGITESHARTERAKIGRTVINPAFWGMKANHEVKTALLDWLFARGAGRIECDVDPRNHRSLTSLTRFGFTVEGTRRRSSQRVDGTWRDIVILSLLTEEWPAARERSLQALTGFASTGMLSV; encoded by the coding sequence ATGGCACTGCGTCTTCCCAACATCCTGCCGACCCTTCACACCGCCACGGGTCGCTTCGTCCTGAGCCCGTTCACTGACGCCCACATCGAGCCGCTTGCGCACATCCTGGCCAACGACGACATCTGGGCCCAGGGCTTCGGCGACGGCGACCACCGCCCCGGAACACACGAAGAAATCGTGGCCTATATCCGCCGCCGCTACGAGGGCCTGCGGATCTTCGCCATCCACTACACCGGGCTTCCCGGTGGGCTCTTGTTTGTCGGTACGACAGGCATCACCGAATCCCATGCCCGCACCGAGCGTGCCAAGATCGGCCGGACCGTCATCAACCCCGCCTTCTGGGGCATGAAGGCGAACCATGAAGTAAAGACCGCGCTGCTGGACTGGCTGTTCGCCCGCGGCGCCGGTCGTATCGAATGCGACGTCGACCCCCGCAACCACCGGTCCCTGACGTCCCTGACCAGGTTCGGCTTCACCGTCGAAGGCACCCGACGGCGCTCATCCCAGCGCGTGGACGGCACCTGGCGGGACATCGTGATCCTGTCCCTGCTCACCGAGGAATGGCCGGCGGCCCGTGAACGCTCGCTGCAAGCCCTGACCGGCTTCGCGTCCACGGGGATGCTGTCCGTCTAA
- a CDS encoding YqaE/Pmp3 family membrane protein has protein sequence MGYAHYFPDLKATASVIALRPEDRRHLISDHLGTKGQGLPVLNEAEGIRPSGYEEAGVALFERAVRSLAGVAQVALELDVESTQPTRARSSQPATQHMRQDEGMKKILLIVLCFFLPPLAVFLHEGLNRKVLWALLWQLLGHFPGVVYGILVVTKDPAK, from the coding sequence ATGGGTTACGCGCACTATTTCCCTGACCTGAAAGCGACAGCCAGCGTCATCGCCCTACGCCCAGAAGATCGTCGACACCTCATCAGCGACCACCTGGGGACGAAGGGACAGGGCTTGCCGGTCCTCAACGAGGCGGAGGGGATCCGTCCGAGCGGATACGAAGAAGCCGGCGTTGCCCTGTTTGAAAGGGCGGTGCGGTCGCTTGCCGGCGTCGCGCAGGTCGCCTTGGAGCTAGACGTCGAATCCACGCAGCCAACCCGTGCGCGATCCAGTCAGCCGGCGACCCAACATATGAGGCAGGATGAGGGCATGAAGAAGATCCTGCTGATCGTCCTGTGTTTCTTCCTGCCGCCGCTGGCCGTATTCCTGCACGAGGGCCTGAACCGGAAGGTCCTCTGGGCGCTGCTGTGGCAGCTTCTCGGGCACTTCCCCGGAGTTGTTTACGGCATCCTGGTGGTCACCAAAGACCCCGCGAAATAG
- a CDS encoding GIY-YIG nuclease family protein yields the protein MLRDAPLPQTIQIYLPQGDPAGIRMAEITTRTVRVFEVPRPLLPDFRSMLESKQVSVYFLFGSSPAGQPACYIGQSGAVGDRLKTHSEKKEFWDHALVAVSLTNAWTNTHTGFMEWTAIKKATEAGRYDLDNDNYASNPHTPAPLESDCREYLETISVLLTTLGYPVLEPVKEIRMGDSRSNGVAETLVFREGGTEARAKPTTEGLLVLAGSVGKATHRPSLSASLVRRRQDLVEQGVVEIRGNEYVFVKDQLFSSPSTAGAVVVGGNVNGRITWKTPAGKTFQQLEDEALN from the coding sequence ATGCTTCGGGATGCACCGCTACCTCAGACGATCCAGATCTATCTCCCTCAAGGAGACCCTGCCGGAATTCGGATGGCCGAGATCACCACGCGAACAGTGCGTGTCTTCGAAGTGCCACGGCCGCTGCTGCCAGACTTCCGGAGCATGTTGGAGTCCAAGCAGGTGAGCGTCTACTTCCTGTTTGGTTCTTCACCTGCTGGCCAGCCCGCCTGCTACATCGGCCAGTCAGGAGCCGTCGGCGACAGGCTGAAGACGCACTCGGAGAAGAAGGAGTTCTGGGACCACGCGCTGGTCGCCGTCTCGCTCACCAATGCCTGGACTAACACTCACACAGGCTTCATGGAGTGGACCGCGATCAAGAAGGCCACCGAAGCAGGCCGCTACGACCTGGACAACGACAACTACGCTTCAAACCCACACACACCAGCACCCCTGGAGTCGGACTGCCGAGAATACCTTGAGACCATCTCAGTCCTCCTCACCACCCTTGGGTACCCGGTGCTGGAGCCGGTGAAAGAAATTCGCATGGGAGACTCCCGCAGCAACGGCGTAGCCGAGACGCTGGTTTTCCGGGAGGGTGGCACCGAAGCGAGGGCAAAACCCACCACAGAGGGCCTTTTGGTTCTTGCCGGATCCGTCGGCAAGGCAACGCATCGCCCGTCCCTCTCAGCTTCGCTGGTCCGGCGCCGACAAGACCTTGTGGAGCAGGGCGTCGTGGAGATTCGCGGCAACGAGTATGTCTTCGTGAAGGACCAGCTGTTCAGCAGCCCGAGTACCGCCGGCGCTGTTGTCGTGGGCGGTAACGTCAACGGCAGAATCACATGGAAGACGCCAGCTGGGAAGACTTTCCAGCAGCTCGAGGATGAAGCGCTGAACTAG
- a CDS encoding site-specific DNA-methyltransferase: protein MSIQSIAPVSGIIDAAHMASMPLGTTAAAETTSSLERYLAEIPDPVLRENLAREIGGLKREFGLVFERHHPEGIRLPKHAVKRGSKVVISGAKDSVFYRVHRLNKEAGTAIIVDTEGNQSEHPVASLTVAKEFGDVMYPGLRKLSEIRRGDPDAPVHTIINGENYHALEALQYTHAGKVDLIYIDPPYNTGNSDWKYNDRYVDAKDGYRHSKWLSFMEKRLQIAKSLLKPTGVLIMAIDDNEQSRLKMLCDQVIGEQNFIANVVWQGGTNNTARFVDVGHDYMLVYARDMQSLSDAGTRWREVKPGADEILAAAKRAWNDSGQSESEATIALRAWWKSRGKDGLDPGLWEYKHIDNQGRVFRPGDLSAPDKPETRSHRPIVNPETGELSGVPSRGWALSDSSMDSLLAQGRIYFGSRTVPARKVFLEETTQQVARGVFTAKRTSAAQHLTRVLGSKNFPFPKDVDVLARWINIATSSSSKAIVLDFFGGTGTTAEAVIRLNAEDSGTRQAILVTNNELSRADDAKLRKAAHTPGDDEYEALGVFHHVTKPRLETVVTGIREDGSTYSEGLDANIAFFELTYLDEPDIVRGAAFNDLAGLFWLKAGGVGGTVELTAGAKADGFAISESGRTAVLFTPGRAQALAEKLAATEHAISHLFIVTDSEAQGDEAATHFPGGITVERIYGSYLEAFQVNRKD, encoded by the coding sequence GTGAGCATCCAGAGCATCGCCCCGGTTAGCGGCATTATCGACGCCGCACACATGGCTTCCATGCCCCTTGGAACCACGGCTGCGGCCGAAACCACCTCCAGCCTGGAACGGTATCTCGCAGAGATTCCCGACCCGGTGCTGCGCGAAAACCTGGCCCGCGAAATCGGCGGACTCAAGCGTGAGTTCGGACTCGTGTTCGAACGCCACCACCCCGAAGGCATTCGGCTGCCCAAGCACGCCGTGAAGCGCGGCTCCAAGGTCGTCATCAGTGGAGCGAAGGACTCCGTGTTTTACCGCGTGCACAGGCTCAACAAGGAGGCCGGCACAGCGATCATCGTGGACACTGAAGGCAATCAATCAGAGCACCCGGTCGCGAGCCTGACGGTGGCCAAGGAGTTCGGCGACGTCATGTACCCCGGCCTGCGGAAACTCTCCGAGATCCGCCGCGGCGACCCGGACGCACCCGTCCACACCATCATCAACGGCGAGAACTACCACGCCCTCGAAGCCCTGCAATACACGCACGCCGGCAAGGTCGACCTGATCTACATCGACCCGCCCTACAACACAGGGAACTCCGACTGGAAGTACAACGACCGCTACGTTGACGCAAAGGACGGCTACCGACACTCCAAGTGGCTCTCCTTCATGGAAAAGCGACTCCAGATTGCCAAGTCCTTGCTGAAGCCCACCGGCGTTCTGATCATGGCCATCGATGACAACGAACAATCTCGTCTTAAGATGCTGTGCGACCAGGTCATCGGTGAGCAGAACTTCATCGCGAACGTCGTCTGGCAGGGTGGCACCAACAACACCGCCCGATTCGTCGATGTGGGCCACGATTACATGCTCGTGTACGCCCGCGACATGCAGTCCCTCTCTGATGCCGGAACCCGTTGGCGCGAAGTAAAGCCCGGCGCAGATGAAATTCTGGCAGCTGCGAAGCGCGCATGGAATGACTCGGGGCAGTCCGAGTCCGAAGCAACGATCGCGCTCAGGGCGTGGTGGAAGTCTAGGGGCAAGGATGGCTTGGACCCGGGACTGTGGGAGTACAAACACATCGACAACCAAGGTCGAGTGTTCCGTCCCGGCGACCTGTCAGCACCGGACAAGCCAGAGACACGGTCACACAGGCCCATTGTGAATCCAGAGACCGGAGAGCTGTCAGGTGTCCCCAGCCGCGGTTGGGCGCTTTCAGACAGTTCGATGGACTCCCTGCTGGCGCAAGGGCGTATCTACTTCGGGTCAAGGACGGTTCCCGCGCGGAAGGTCTTCCTCGAAGAGACTACGCAACAGGTGGCCCGGGGTGTCTTCACCGCCAAGCGGACATCTGCCGCCCAGCACCTCACAAGAGTCTTGGGCTCCAAGAACTTCCCGTTCCCGAAGGACGTTGACGTACTCGCGCGGTGGATCAATATTGCCACTTCGAGCAGCTCAAAGGCCATTGTGTTGGACTTCTTCGGCGGGACCGGGACCACCGCCGAAGCCGTCATCCGGTTGAACGCCGAGGACAGCGGCACGCGCCAGGCGATCCTCGTGACCAATAACGAGTTGTCCAGGGCTGACGACGCCAAGCTGCGCAAGGCAGCCCACACACCGGGTGATGACGAGTACGAGGCCCTGGGTGTGTTCCACCACGTCACCAAGCCGCGCCTCGAAACGGTCGTCACCGGCATCCGCGAGGACGGCAGCACCTACAGTGAGGGTCTGGACGCGAACATCGCGTTCTTCGAGCTGACCTACCTGGACGAGCCCGACATTGTCCGCGGTGCAGCCTTCAACGACCTGGCCGGCCTGTTCTGGCTCAAGGCCGGCGGCGTCGGCGGCACCGTCGAGCTCACTGCTGGCGCCAAGGCGGACGGCTTTGCGATCTCCGAGTCGGGACGCACCGCGGTGCTGTTCACACCAGGCCGGGCCCAGGCCCTCGCCGAGAAGCTGGCTGCGACCGAGCACGCAATCTCACACCTTTTCATCGTCACTGACTCCGAAGCCCAGGGCGACGAAGCGGCAACACACTTCCCCGGCGGAATCACCGTCGAGCGGATCTACGGAAGCTACCTGGAAGCATTCCAGGTCAACAGGAAGGACTGA